In the Micromonospora narathiwatensis genome, one interval contains:
- a CDS encoding ATP-dependent Clp protease proteolytic subunit, translated as MTDLSLPPQFAAVHNRYILPSFVERTSYGMKESNPYNKLFEDRIIFLGVQVDDASANDVMAQLLTLEGTDPDRDIIMYINSPGGSFTAMTAIYDTMQYVRPDISTVCLGQAASAAAVLLSAGTPGKRMALPNSRIIIHQPATEGGYGQGSDIEIQAREILRMRTQLETMLSQHCNRPVEQVRKDIDRDKIMTAEEAREYGLVDTILTSRKKGLLAAQAAG; from the coding sequence ATGACCGACCTGAGCCTGCCGCCCCAGTTCGCGGCCGTGCACAACCGCTACATCCTGCCGTCGTTCGTCGAGCGCACGTCGTACGGGATGAAGGAGTCCAACCCGTACAACAAGCTCTTCGAGGACCGGATCATCTTCCTCGGCGTCCAGGTGGACGACGCCTCGGCCAACGACGTGATGGCCCAGCTGCTGACGCTCGAGGGCACCGACCCGGACCGCGACATCATCATGTACATCAACTCGCCCGGCGGCTCGTTCACCGCCATGACGGCGATCTACGACACCATGCAGTACGTCCGGCCGGACATCTCGACCGTCTGCCTCGGTCAGGCGGCCAGCGCGGCGGCGGTGCTGCTCTCTGCGGGCACCCCGGGCAAGCGGATGGCGCTGCCCAACTCCCGGATCATCATCCACCAGCCGGCCACGGAAGGCGGCTACGGCCAGGGCTCGGACATCGAGATCCAGGCTCGGGAGATCCTGCGGATGCGGACGCAGCTGGAGACGATGCTCTCGCAGCACTGCAACCGCCCGGTCGAGCAGGTCCGCAAGGACATCGACCGCGACAAGATCATGACGGCCGAGGAGGCCCGGGAGTACGGGCTGGTCGACACCATTCTGACCAGCCGCAAGAAGGGTCTGCTGGCGGCGCAGGCCGCGGGCTGA
- a CDS encoding ATP-dependent Clp protease proteolytic subunit, translated as MTDMHIPAKPLRAIEARGGDNIGNLDDSVYNRLLKERIVFLGSEVTDQVANRICAQLLLLAAEDPDRDINLWINSPGGSVYSGMAIYDTMQFIDNDVSTVAMGMAASMGQLLLCAGTKGKRYALPHARIMMHQPSGGVGGTAADIAIQAEQMLYTKRMFQERVAFHTGQTQAQIEADSDRDRWFTAQEAMDYGFIDKVITGAAQVPEGAGTLS; from the coding sequence ATGACCGACATGCACATCCCAGCGAAGCCGCTCCGGGCGATCGAGGCCCGCGGTGGCGACAACATTGGCAACCTCGACGACTCGGTCTACAACCGGTTGCTCAAGGAGCGGATCGTCTTCCTGGGCAGCGAGGTGACCGACCAGGTCGCCAACCGCATCTGCGCGCAGCTCCTGCTGCTCGCGGCGGAGGACCCGGACCGCGACATCAACCTGTGGATCAACTCGCCGGGTGGCTCGGTCTACTCCGGCATGGCGATCTACGACACCATGCAGTTCATCGACAACGACGTGTCGACCGTGGCGATGGGCATGGCTGCCTCGATGGGCCAGCTGCTGCTCTGCGCGGGCACCAAGGGCAAGCGCTACGCGCTGCCGCACGCGCGGATCATGATGCACCAGCCGTCCGGCGGCGTGGGCGGCACCGCCGCCGACATCGCGATCCAGGCCGAGCAGATGCTCTACACGAAGCGCATGTTCCAGGAGCGGGTCGCCTTCCACACCGGCCAGACCCAGGCCCAGATCGAGGCGGACTCGGACCGCGACCGCTGGTTCACCGCCCAGGAGGCCATGGACTACGGCTTCATCGACAAGGTGATCACCGGAGCCGCTCAGGTTCCGGAAGGCGCCGGGACCCTGAGCTGA
- the tig gene encoding trigger factor, translating to MKSTVETLSPTRVRLAIEVPFVELEPSLKKAYREIGQQVQVPGFRRGKVPAAVIDQRVGRGTVLNEAVQEAIPQNILAAVREHDLKTLGRPEVEITEFADGDSLNFTAEVDVRPEIALPDPASIEVTVDEVQIADSEIDEQVNNLRERFATLKTVERAAQDGDYVQIDLNATVDGEEVPGGQASNISHEVGSKQLLPGLDEALVGLAADDSTTFSTQLVGGDYAGRDADVAVTVRTVKEKELPELNDDFAQLASEFDTIEELRNDLRERVSRGKQVEQIYAARDKALEQMVAAAEVPAPEGVVREEVESRKAAMVDQLERIGASLEEYLASEEKTEEQIDTELAEAATEGVKIQLLLDTLADAEDVQVSDDEFGHEIVHRAQRAGMAPQQYYDQLVRSGAAAAVFGDVRRGKALASVMEKIKIKDSAGNEVTLDALRAQNEAEHNHEH from the coding sequence GTGAAGAGCACCGTCGAGACTCTGAGCCCGACGCGCGTGCGGCTCGCCATCGAGGTGCCGTTCGTCGAGCTCGAGCCGAGCCTCAAGAAGGCGTACCGGGAGATCGGCCAGCAGGTCCAGGTTCCCGGCTTCCGCCGGGGCAAGGTTCCCGCCGCCGTCATCGACCAGCGGGTGGGCCGGGGCACCGTCCTCAACGAGGCGGTGCAGGAGGCGATCCCGCAGAACATCCTGGCCGCAGTCCGTGAGCACGACCTGAAGACCCTGGGTCGCCCGGAGGTCGAGATCACCGAGTTCGCCGACGGCGACTCGCTGAACTTCACCGCCGAGGTCGACGTACGGCCGGAGATCGCCCTGCCGGATCCGGCCTCGATCGAGGTGACCGTGGACGAGGTCCAGATCGCCGACAGCGAGATCGACGAGCAGGTCAACAACCTGCGCGAGCGGTTCGCCACGCTGAAGACCGTCGAGCGGGCCGCCCAGGACGGCGACTACGTCCAGATCGACCTGAACGCCACCGTCGACGGCGAGGAGGTGCCGGGCGGGCAGGCGAGCAACATCTCGCACGAGGTCGGCAGCAAGCAGCTCCTGCCGGGTCTGGACGAGGCCCTGGTCGGCCTTGCCGCCGACGACAGCACCACCTTCTCCACCCAGCTCGTCGGCGGCGACTACGCGGGCCGTGACGCCGACGTGGCGGTGACCGTCCGCACGGTCAAGGAGAAGGAGCTGCCCGAGCTCAACGACGACTTCGCCCAGCTGGCCAGCGAGTTCGACACCATCGAGGAGCTGCGCAACGACCTGCGCGAGCGGGTCAGCCGGGGCAAGCAGGTCGAGCAGATCTACGCCGCCCGGGACAAGGCCCTCGAGCAGATGGTCGCCGCCGCCGAGGTGCCGGCGCCGGAGGGGGTCGTCCGCGAGGAGGTCGAGAGCCGCAAGGCCGCCATGGTCGACCAGCTCGAGCGCATCGGGGCCTCCCTGGAGGAATACCTCGCCTCCGAGGAGAAGACCGAGGAGCAGATCGACACCGAGCTGGCCGAGGCGGCGACCGAGGGCGTCAAGATCCAGCTTCTGCTGGACACCCTCGCCGACGCCGAGGACGTCCAGGTCTCCGACGACGAGTTCGGCCACGAGATCGTCCACCGCGCCCAGCGCGCCGGCATGGCCCCGCAGCAGTACTACGACCAGCTGGTCCGCTCCGGTGCGGCCGCGGCCGTCTTCGGCGACGTCCGTCGCGGCAAGGCACTCGCCTCGGTGATGGAGAAGATCAAGATCAAGGACTCGGCCGGCAACGAGGTCACCCTCGACGCGCTGCGCGCCCAGAACGAGGCCGAGCACAACCACGAGCACTGA